A DNA window from Zonotrichia albicollis isolate bZonAlb1 chromosome 2, bZonAlb1.hap1, whole genome shotgun sequence contains the following coding sequences:
- the NCAPD2 gene encoding condensin complex subunit 1 isoform X3: MKPGPGEGLSQGGRRPSSPPCRCWQRRHPAAFRAASRARGALAVLEHFDCVYSVLHHFRTVGTAVKEDALELMMHVVSHHSNELPTILSDSELSHADRAAHLNALKMNCYLLTGLMDAFEVETCKNSCLEADPGRKNRKNHAKTSGSLWEEEREPLLRLLTQLLQLDLRQLWGGLVVEEEFVSLVTRSCYRILENPSIGLQRYRLTREAVTHLLAAALLHCDRMFSATLKITQMLQHFEHVAPVFAQAVSLWAKEYGLKSLVGELLREIGQICPQDLAREASGVKGYATFISELAEQIPALVLSNMSVLLPHLDGESYTMRNAILAAMAEVLVQVLNGDQLEEAARGTRDKFLSMLQAHVCDVHSFVRSRVLQLFTRIVQHKALPLTQFQAVVSLAVGRLKDKSVLVVKNAIQLLAAFLSNNPFSSKLSWTALDEPLKKEVQKLKEMRDRSRPRAVAPVIAPEEEWEVMLPEVRAATQQLFQPLQEGEDEVLEVEETVERTVEQITGLLKKLNYKSAARLTQKALCRFQGKEPFVGPGEENEEATILGVLKRLYTGSCPGENSEDPPHDNSSDKIEEVVQEEQPQTELVKQEMLVHYLQDAYNFSVKMTEALNLISKMMYENSVSVVQEAIEFFVTVSQFGVPQALLGVRRMLPLIWSKETGIKEAVLSAYRQLYLSPSEDSKRAKAQALVHSLSLIMVDASLGMLQCLEEIISEFVQKDEIKPAVTQLLWERFTEKSPCSTLECRAAVMLLGMMARGKPEIIGTNLDILVTVGLSEKACEDYRLPQEVCSVISKLASNPKPALGKNSAPFRLPQNHMLFACLSETVSKGFAQPSSHWIPFMEAAVTLIYQMAEGAEEICADILHVCSQQALEKLQEADEQKADAGDSPHRVSDGSGSLSTFLLLHLMALVGQVALQQVVYLEVSVSAELRRRRLLKEEKTKKQSDTSTKKQRHQSTGNETTMEEELGLVGATADDTEAELIHSICETELLDGKHLLSAFVPLVLKICNNPGPHGDSALSAAAALTLGKLCMISSEFCDSHLRLLFTMMEKSPLPDVRSNLIIAAGDLAIRFPNLVEPWTSHLYARLQDPCPSVRQTAGLVLTLLILKDMVKVKGQVSEMATLLVDPEEAIVAVAQNFFGELASKGNAVYNLLPDMISHLSDPNSGIEEESFHTIMRHLFSYITKDKQTESLVEKLCQRFRTARTERQHRDLSHCLALLPVSERGLHKLQDNYDCFADKLQDPAVYNCFQTVLARFRRAGVKPEAKALAEELEQKLSASHKRGLDSTETCQDGSQTPKPAPAKRKSIGSSRRQPLSPANSDNDFVTPPSRILQNHKRAQKRPPRKKTVITFSSEEENNSEDELLAELREEETPTKTTPITRSSARRRR; encoded by the exons ATGAAGCCAGGCCCTGGAGAAGGCCTTTCCCAGGGCGGCCGGCGCCCATCCTCCCCGCCctgtcgctgctggcagaggcgCCATCCCGCAG CTTTCCGGGCCGCCTCCCGTGCGCGGGGCGCGCTGGCCGTGCTGGAGCACTTCGACTGCGTGTACAGCGTGCTGCA CCACTTCCGAACCGTGGGCACGGCTGTCAAGGAGGACGCCCTGGAGCTGATGATGCACG tGGTGTCCCATCATTCCAATGAACTTCCCACTATCCTGAGTGACTCTGAGCTGAGCCATGCAGACCGGGCTGCTCACCTCAATGCTCTTAAGATGAACTGCTATTTGCTGACTGGCCTGATGGATGCCTTTGAAGTGGAAACCTGCAAGAACAGTTGCTTGGAGGCAGACCCTGGTAGGAAG AACAGGAAGAACCATGCCAAGACTTCTGGATCCTTgtgggaagaggagagggagcCGCTTTTACGGCTGCTtacacagctgctgcagctggatctCCGTCAGCTTTGGGGTGGTCTAGTGGTGGAAGAAGAGTTTGTCAG CTTGGTGACGAGGAGCTGCTACCGTATCCTGGAGAACCCAAGTATCGGCCTTCAGAGGTACCGGCTCACACGGGAGGCTGTGACACATCtgcttgctgcagctctgcttcacTGTGACCGCATGTTCA GTGCCACTCTGAAGATCACACAGATGCTGCAGCACTTCGAACATGTAGCCCCAGTGTTTGCACAGGCTGTGAGCCTCTGGGCTAAAGAGTATGGTCTAAAAAGCCTGGTGGGTGAACTGCTAAG GGAAATTGGACAGATATGTCCCCAGGATTTGGCTCGTGAGGCTTCTGGAGTCAAGGGTTATGCTACTTTTATAAGTGAACTGGCTGAACAGATTCCAGCTCTGGTGCTCTCCAACATGAGTGTTCTCCTGCCTCACTTGGATGGGGAG AGTTACACGATGCGAAACGCCATTCTGGCAGCCATGGCAGAAGTGCTGGTGCAGGTGCTGAATGGTGACCAGCTGGAGGAAGCAGCCCGTGGCACTCGGGACAAGTTCCTGAGCATGCTGCAGGCCCACGTGTGCGACGTCCATAGCTTCGTGCGCAGCCGCGTGCTGCAGCTCTTCACTCGCATCGTGCAGCACAAG GCCCTGCCTTTGACTCAGTTTCAGGCTGTGGTGTCGCTGGCTGTTGGGCGGCTCAAAGACAAATCTGTCTTAGTGGTTAAGAATGcaatccagctcctggctgcgTTTTTGTCCAATAACCCCTTCTCCAGCAAG TTAAGCTGGACTGCCTTGGATGAGCCACTAAAGAAAGAAGTACAGAAACTGAAAGAAATGAGGGATCGTAGCAGACCCAGAGCAG TAGCTCCTGTGATCGCCCCAGAGGAAGAGTGGGAAGTGATGCTGCCAGAAGTCAGGGCTGCCACACAGCAGCTCTTTCAACCACTGCAGGAAGGAGAAGATGAAGTGCTGGAAGTTGAAGAAACAGTGGAGAGGACAGTGGAGCAAATCACTGGGCTGTTGAAGAAGCTGAATTACAA GAGCGCAGCCCGCCTTACGCAGAAGGCCCTGTGTCGCTTCCAGGGAAAGGAACCTttcgtgggccctggggaggaAAACGAGGAGGCAACAATCCTGGGTGTTCTGAAGAGACTTTACACAG GTTCATGCCCAGGTGAGAACAGTGAGGATCCTCCACATGACAACAGCAGTGACAAGATTGAAGAAGTTGTACAAGAAGAGCAGCCTCAAACAGAGCTGGTCAAACAGGAGATGTTGGTGCACTACCTGCAAGATGCTTACAACTTCTCAGTGAAAATGACAGAAGCTCTGAACCTGATCAGCAAGATGATGTACGAAAATTCTGTCTCAG TGGTGCAGGAAGCCATTGAGTTCTTCGTGACAGTCTCACAGTTTGGCGTGCCCCAGGCACTGCTTGGAGTCCGCAGGATGTTGCCCCTCATATGGTCAAAGGAGACTGGAATTAAGGAGGCTGTGCTCAGTGCCTACAGACAGCTCTATCTGAGCCCCAGCGAGGATTCCAAGAG GGCCAAGGCACAGGCCCTGGTGCACTCTCTGTCTCTCATCATGGTGGATGCATCACTGGGAATGCTACAGTGCTTAGAGGAGATA ATCTCAGAGTTTGTGCAAAAGGATGAAATCAAGCCTGCTGTGACCCAGCTGCTTTGGGAGCGGTTCACGGAAAAGTCTCCGTGCTCGACGCTGGAGTGCCGCGCTGCCGTGATGCTGCTGGGGATGATGGCACG AGGAAAGCCAGAGATCATAGGTACCAACCTGGACATCTTGGTGACAGTGGGGCTGTCTGAGAAGGCATGTGAAGACTACAGGCTGCCTCAAGAAGTATGCAGTGTTATTTCCAAGCTTGCCAGTAACCCTAAG ccagcactgggGAAGAACAGTGCCCCTTTTCGACTGCCCCAGAACCACATGCTCTTTGCTTGCCTGAGTGAGACTGTGAGTAAAG GCTTTGCCCAGCCAAGCAGTCACTGGATCCCCTTCATGGAGGCAGCTGTAACACTCATCTACCAGATGGCAGAAGGGGCAGAGGAGATCTGTGCTGACATCCTGCATGTGTGCAGTCAGCAAGctctggagaagctgcaggaggCTGATGAGCAGAAAGCTG aTGCAGGGGATTCTCCACACAGAGTCTCTGATGGTTCTGGCAGTctctccacattcctgctgctgcacctGATGGCCCTTGTGGGACAGGTGGCACTGCAGCAGGTAGTGTACTTGGAAGTGTCAGTGAGTGCAGAGCTACGCAGGCGCCGCCTCCTCAAAGAGGAGAAGACCAAGAAACAATCTGACACCAGCACAAAGAAGCAGAGACACCAG agcacagggaacGAGACCACTATGGAGGAGGAGCTAGGCCTTGTGGGAGCCACAGCTGATGACACCGAGGCCGAGCTCATCCACAGTATTTGTGAGACAGAACTTCTGGATG GGAAGCACCTGCTCTCTGCCTTTGTTCCACTGGTGCTGAAGATCTGCAACAACCCTGGACCCCACGGTGACTCGGCGCtgtcagctgctgcagccctcacTCTTGGCAAACTCTGCATGATCAG CTCTGAGTTCTGTGACTCCCACTTGCGTCTGCTGTTCACCATGATGGAGAAGTCCCCCCTGCCTGATGTGAGATCCAACCTCATAATTGCAGCAGGAGATCTAGCCATCCGCTTCCCCAACCTGGTGGAGCCTTGGACATCACATCTCTATGCCAG GTTGCAGGACCCCTGCCCCAGTGTGAGGCAGACGGCTGGGCTGGTGCTGACTCTGCTCATCCTCAAAGACATGGTCAAGGTGAAGGGCCAAGTGAGTGAGATGGCAACTCTGCTCGTAGACCCAGAGGAGGCAATTGTGGCAGTGGCTCAGAACTTCTTTGGTGAACTGGCCAGCAAG gGTAATGCTGTCTATAACCTGCTTCCAGACATGATCAGTCATCTCTCGGATCCTAACAGCGGCATAGAGGAGGAATCCTTCCACACTATTATGAG ACATCTGTTCTCATATATTACAAAAGACAAACAAACAGAGAGCTTGGTGGAGAAACTTTGTCAGAGATTCCGGACTGCCAG GACTGAGCGTCAGCATCGGGATCTGTCCCACTGCCTTGCTCTGCTTCCAGTCTCGGAGCGGGGCCTTCACAAGCTGCAGGACAATTATGACTGCTTTGCAGACAAGCTCCAAGATCCAGCTGTCTACAATTGTTTCCAAACTGTGCTGGCTCGATTCCGCAGAGCAGGCGTCAAACCTGAGGCTAAA GCTCTAGCTGAAGAGCTGGAGCAGAAGCTGTCTGCCTCCCATAAGCGAGGACTGGATTCCACAGAGACATGCCAGGATGGTAGTCAGACTCCAAAGCCAGCACCAGCCAAGCGGAAATCAATAGGAA GTTCACGGCGCCAGCCCCTAAGCCCAGCCAACTCAGATAATGATTTTGTCACGCCCCCATCCCGCATCCTCCAAAATCATAAGCGTGCCCAGAAGCGCCCTCCACGCAAAAAAACCGTCATTACCTTCTCCAGCGAGGAGGAGAACAACTCTGAGGATG AGCTATTGGCAGAATTAAGAGAGGAAGAAACCCCCACCAAAACAACTCCCATCACCAGATCTTCAGCCCGACGGCGGCGCTGA
- the NCAPD2 gene encoding condensin complex subunit 1 isoform X2, which produces MAAAPEFHLPLAAADLLRDGGPGCYVVQEVLAARDLPPALAAFRAASRARGALAVLEHFDCVYSVLHHFRTVGTAVKEDALELMMHVVSHHSNELPTILSDSELSHADRAAHLNALKMNCYLLTGLMDAFEVETCKNSCLEADPGRKNRKNHAKTSGSLWEEEREPLLRLLTQLLQLDLRQLWGGLVVEEEFVSLVTRSCYRILENPSIGLQRYRLTREAVTHLLAAALLHCDRMFSATLKITQMLQHFEHVAPVFAQAVSLWAKEYGLKSLVGELLREIGQICPQDLAREASGVKGYATFISELAEQIPALVLSNMSVLLPHLDGESYTMRNAILAAMAEVLVQVLNGDQLEEAARGTRDKFLSMLQAHVCDVHSFVRSRVLQLFTRIVQHKALPLTQFQAVVSLAVGRLKDKSVLVVKNAIQLLAAFLSNNPFSSKLSWTALDEPLKKEVQKLKEMRDRSRPRAAPVIAPEEEWEVMLPEVRAATQQLFQPLQEGEDEVLEVEETVERTVEQITGLLKKLNYKSAARLTQKALCRFQGKEPFVGPGEENEEATILGVLKRLYTGSCPGENSEDPPHDNSSDKIEEVVQEEQPQTELVKQEMLVHYLQDAYNFSVKMTEALNLISKMMYENSVSVVQEAIEFFVTVSQFGVPQALLGVRRMLPLIWSKETGIKEAVLSAYRQLYLSPSEDSKRAKAQALVHSLSLIMVDASLGMLQCLEEIISEFVQKDEIKPAVTQLLWERFTEKSPCSTLECRAAVMLLGMMARGKPEIIGTNLDILVTVGLSEKACEDYRLPQEVCSVISKLASNPKPALGKNSAPFRLPQNHMLFACLSETVSKGFAQPSSHWIPFMEAAVTLIYQMAEGAEEICADILHVCSQQALEKLQEADEQKADAGDSPHRVSDGSGSLSTFLLLHLMALVGQVALQQVVYLEVSVSAELRRRRLLKEEKTKKQSDTSTKKQRHQSTGNETTMEEELGLVGATADDTEAELIHSICETELLDGKHLLSAFVPLVLKICNNPGPHGDSALSAAAALTLGKLCMISSEFCDSHLRLLFTMMEKSPLPDVRSNLIIAAGDLAIRFPNLVEPWTSHLYARLQDPCPSVRQTAGLVLTLLILKDMVKVKGQVSEMATLLVDPEEAIVAVAQNFFGELASKGNAVYNLLPDMISHLSDPNSGIEEESFHTIMRHLFSYITKDKQTESLVEKLCQRFRTARTERQHRDLSHCLALLPVSERGLHKLQDNYDCFADKLQDPAVYNCFQTVLARFRRAGVKPEAKALAEELEQKLSASHKRGLDSTETCQDGSQTPKPAPAKRKSIGSSRRQPLSPANSDNDFVTPPSRILQNHKRAQKRPPRKKTVITFSSEEENNSEDELLAELREEETPTKTTPITRSSARRRR; this is translated from the exons ATGGCGGCGGCCCCGGAGTTCCACCTGCCCCTCGCTGCCGCCGATCTGCTGCGGGATGGCGGCCCCGGGTGCTACGTGGTGCAGGAGGTGCTGGCCGCCCGCGACCTGCCGCCCGCACTCGCAG CTTTCCGGGCCGCCTCCCGTGCGCGGGGCGCGCTGGCCGTGCTGGAGCACTTCGACTGCGTGTACAGCGTGCTGCA CCACTTCCGAACCGTGGGCACGGCTGTCAAGGAGGACGCCCTGGAGCTGATGATGCACG tGGTGTCCCATCATTCCAATGAACTTCCCACTATCCTGAGTGACTCTGAGCTGAGCCATGCAGACCGGGCTGCTCACCTCAATGCTCTTAAGATGAACTGCTATTTGCTGACTGGCCTGATGGATGCCTTTGAAGTGGAAACCTGCAAGAACAGTTGCTTGGAGGCAGACCCTGGTAGGAAG AACAGGAAGAACCATGCCAAGACTTCTGGATCCTTgtgggaagaggagagggagcCGCTTTTACGGCTGCTtacacagctgctgcagctggatctCCGTCAGCTTTGGGGTGGTCTAGTGGTGGAAGAAGAGTTTGTCAG CTTGGTGACGAGGAGCTGCTACCGTATCCTGGAGAACCCAAGTATCGGCCTTCAGAGGTACCGGCTCACACGGGAGGCTGTGACACATCtgcttgctgcagctctgcttcacTGTGACCGCATGTTCA GTGCCACTCTGAAGATCACACAGATGCTGCAGCACTTCGAACATGTAGCCCCAGTGTTTGCACAGGCTGTGAGCCTCTGGGCTAAAGAGTATGGTCTAAAAAGCCTGGTGGGTGAACTGCTAAG GGAAATTGGACAGATATGTCCCCAGGATTTGGCTCGTGAGGCTTCTGGAGTCAAGGGTTATGCTACTTTTATAAGTGAACTGGCTGAACAGATTCCAGCTCTGGTGCTCTCCAACATGAGTGTTCTCCTGCCTCACTTGGATGGGGAG AGTTACACGATGCGAAACGCCATTCTGGCAGCCATGGCAGAAGTGCTGGTGCAGGTGCTGAATGGTGACCAGCTGGAGGAAGCAGCCCGTGGCACTCGGGACAAGTTCCTGAGCATGCTGCAGGCCCACGTGTGCGACGTCCATAGCTTCGTGCGCAGCCGCGTGCTGCAGCTCTTCACTCGCATCGTGCAGCACAAG GCCCTGCCTTTGACTCAGTTTCAGGCTGTGGTGTCGCTGGCTGTTGGGCGGCTCAAAGACAAATCTGTCTTAGTGGTTAAGAATGcaatccagctcctggctgcgTTTTTGTCCAATAACCCCTTCTCCAGCAAG TTAAGCTGGACTGCCTTGGATGAGCCACTAAAGAAAGAAGTACAGAAACTGAAAGAAATGAGGGATCGTAGCAGACCCAGAGCAG CTCCTGTGATCGCCCCAGAGGAAGAGTGGGAAGTGATGCTGCCAGAAGTCAGGGCTGCCACACAGCAGCTCTTTCAACCACTGCAGGAAGGAGAAGATGAAGTGCTGGAAGTTGAAGAAACAGTGGAGAGGACAGTGGAGCAAATCACTGGGCTGTTGAAGAAGCTGAATTACAA GAGCGCAGCCCGCCTTACGCAGAAGGCCCTGTGTCGCTTCCAGGGAAAGGAACCTttcgtgggccctggggaggaAAACGAGGAGGCAACAATCCTGGGTGTTCTGAAGAGACTTTACACAG GTTCATGCCCAGGTGAGAACAGTGAGGATCCTCCACATGACAACAGCAGTGACAAGATTGAAGAAGTTGTACAAGAAGAGCAGCCTCAAACAGAGCTGGTCAAACAGGAGATGTTGGTGCACTACCTGCAAGATGCTTACAACTTCTCAGTGAAAATGACAGAAGCTCTGAACCTGATCAGCAAGATGATGTACGAAAATTCTGTCTCAG TGGTGCAGGAAGCCATTGAGTTCTTCGTGACAGTCTCACAGTTTGGCGTGCCCCAGGCACTGCTTGGAGTCCGCAGGATGTTGCCCCTCATATGGTCAAAGGAGACTGGAATTAAGGAGGCTGTGCTCAGTGCCTACAGACAGCTCTATCTGAGCCCCAGCGAGGATTCCAAGAG GGCCAAGGCACAGGCCCTGGTGCACTCTCTGTCTCTCATCATGGTGGATGCATCACTGGGAATGCTACAGTGCTTAGAGGAGATA ATCTCAGAGTTTGTGCAAAAGGATGAAATCAAGCCTGCTGTGACCCAGCTGCTTTGGGAGCGGTTCACGGAAAAGTCTCCGTGCTCGACGCTGGAGTGCCGCGCTGCCGTGATGCTGCTGGGGATGATGGCACG AGGAAAGCCAGAGATCATAGGTACCAACCTGGACATCTTGGTGACAGTGGGGCTGTCTGAGAAGGCATGTGAAGACTACAGGCTGCCTCAAGAAGTATGCAGTGTTATTTCCAAGCTTGCCAGTAACCCTAAG ccagcactgggGAAGAACAGTGCCCCTTTTCGACTGCCCCAGAACCACATGCTCTTTGCTTGCCTGAGTGAGACTGTGAGTAAAG GCTTTGCCCAGCCAAGCAGTCACTGGATCCCCTTCATGGAGGCAGCTGTAACACTCATCTACCAGATGGCAGAAGGGGCAGAGGAGATCTGTGCTGACATCCTGCATGTGTGCAGTCAGCAAGctctggagaagctgcaggaggCTGATGAGCAGAAAGCTG aTGCAGGGGATTCTCCACACAGAGTCTCTGATGGTTCTGGCAGTctctccacattcctgctgctgcacctGATGGCCCTTGTGGGACAGGTGGCACTGCAGCAGGTAGTGTACTTGGAAGTGTCAGTGAGTGCAGAGCTACGCAGGCGCCGCCTCCTCAAAGAGGAGAAGACCAAGAAACAATCTGACACCAGCACAAAGAAGCAGAGACACCAG agcacagggaacGAGACCACTATGGAGGAGGAGCTAGGCCTTGTGGGAGCCACAGCTGATGACACCGAGGCCGAGCTCATCCACAGTATTTGTGAGACAGAACTTCTGGATG GGAAGCACCTGCTCTCTGCCTTTGTTCCACTGGTGCTGAAGATCTGCAACAACCCTGGACCCCACGGTGACTCGGCGCtgtcagctgctgcagccctcacTCTTGGCAAACTCTGCATGATCAG CTCTGAGTTCTGTGACTCCCACTTGCGTCTGCTGTTCACCATGATGGAGAAGTCCCCCCTGCCTGATGTGAGATCCAACCTCATAATTGCAGCAGGAGATCTAGCCATCCGCTTCCCCAACCTGGTGGAGCCTTGGACATCACATCTCTATGCCAG GTTGCAGGACCCCTGCCCCAGTGTGAGGCAGACGGCTGGGCTGGTGCTGACTCTGCTCATCCTCAAAGACATGGTCAAGGTGAAGGGCCAAGTGAGTGAGATGGCAACTCTGCTCGTAGACCCAGAGGAGGCAATTGTGGCAGTGGCTCAGAACTTCTTTGGTGAACTGGCCAGCAAG gGTAATGCTGTCTATAACCTGCTTCCAGACATGATCAGTCATCTCTCGGATCCTAACAGCGGCATAGAGGAGGAATCCTTCCACACTATTATGAG ACATCTGTTCTCATATATTACAAAAGACAAACAAACAGAGAGCTTGGTGGAGAAACTTTGTCAGAGATTCCGGACTGCCAG GACTGAGCGTCAGCATCGGGATCTGTCCCACTGCCTTGCTCTGCTTCCAGTCTCGGAGCGGGGCCTTCACAAGCTGCAGGACAATTATGACTGCTTTGCAGACAAGCTCCAAGATCCAGCTGTCTACAATTGTTTCCAAACTGTGCTGGCTCGATTCCGCAGAGCAGGCGTCAAACCTGAGGCTAAA GCTCTAGCTGAAGAGCTGGAGCAGAAGCTGTCTGCCTCCCATAAGCGAGGACTGGATTCCACAGAGACATGCCAGGATGGTAGTCAGACTCCAAAGCCAGCACCAGCCAAGCGGAAATCAATAGGAA GTTCACGGCGCCAGCCCCTAAGCCCAGCCAACTCAGATAATGATTTTGTCACGCCCCCATCCCGCATCCTCCAAAATCATAAGCGTGCCCAGAAGCGCCCTCCACGCAAAAAAACCGTCATTACCTTCTCCAGCGAGGAGGAGAACAACTCTGAGGATG AGCTATTGGCAGAATTAAGAGAGGAAGAAACCCCCACCAAAACAACTCCCATCACCAGATCTTCAGCCCGACGGCGGCGCTGA